A portion of the Apis mellifera strain DH4 linkage group LG6, Amel_HAv3.1, whole genome shotgun sequence genome contains these proteins:
- the LOC409928 gene encoding RNA polymerase II elongation factor Ell isoform X1, whose protein sequence is MAALVAGVQYGLSSHSNFHENKSLIFVKLTDSAQRAIEDFLRNRNKTSQNPTIQFLGNEGQLSFPSTQSSHGSAGFTFSLSGNQDIEGPQGGFECIQQTGPNVPFFLCRSLESLGALPCKMRIQANDDVYETTRHRMAVAEENNKNKCTRVIKPNGPDIGRKVKVKSTGKPIPSSSNSRHRESTSIPTSGSQARLSSSSYKPANPAAARSQPEKKIPDIMRRPLKERLIHLLALRPYKKPELYDRINREGLKERERNIMTTILKQVAFMRDNTYHLHRYVWNDVQEDWPYYTEQEKAMLKRRKPQNLTPPGSSDGGSSGSGQSPNSTHPGSPPAITAPPPSLLNNKRPGYYQGNDGLPTKRPRISHYKKSEQNSGSSITGENGRTAGSGNSNNSVSVVSGAGSTSANGGNSSNSGGVVDGWDQRQHQRDRRGDYRPERTANSDVLRSSSYSTGKLPCLTPTSDSEEINQTVGHRDGIITSTGSSGNNAASNPATGHNSHSIAHSNSLSGNRHHTGKIGTDTGNSGTDYVTRLMPSVVSDGGSSASSFSGSSNGILADRRDRSDRNDRSRASERDRDSRKKSNGTGGNSYNDLTAPDYTATEDNTVSTSSCALELPESPKSSEYPDYLTYYTTISSSEQRRRYKAEFNADYEEYRRLHAQVANVSKRFTQLQERLKQEEASGNWEEYEEVRRQILHDYNETKRDPVHKEIKRRFHYLHEKLSHIKRLVLEYDTQNCGGGMTNSSNANGTNEIKEMDSLHY, encoded by the exons CAATTGTCCTTCCCATCTACGCAATCCAGCCATGGATCAGCAGGCTTTACGTTTAGCCTTTCTGGCAATCAAGACATTGAGGGTCCTCAGGGTGGTTTCGAATGCATCCAGCAAACAGGCCCTAA CGTTCCATTTTTCCTGTGCAGAAGCCTGGAGAGTCTTGGCGCATTGCCGTGTAAAATGCGGATACAGGCGAACGACGATGTGTACGAGACAACCAGGCATCGCATGGCTGTCGCCGAGGAGAATAATAAGAACAAATG CACAAGAGTTATCAAGCCAAACGGGCCGGACATTGGTCGTAAGGTGAAGGTAAAATCGACTGGAAAACCCATACCATCATCATCAAATTCAAGACATAGGGAATCAACGAGCATTCCAACTTCTGGAAGTCAGGCTAGACTGTCGTCTTCCTCTTACAAACCGGCTAATCCAGCAGCGGCTCGAAGCCAACCGGAGAAAAAAATCCCTGACATTATGCGCAGACCATTAAA AGAAAGACTTATTCATCTTCTTGCTTTAAGGCCATATAAAAAACCTGAACTGTATGATCGTATAAATAGAg agGGTTTAAAAGAACGAGAGCGTAACATCATGACGACAATCTTAAAGCAAGTAGCTTTTATGAGGGATAATACGTATCATTTGCACAGATATGTTTGGAATGATGTGCAAGAAGACTGGCCTTATTATACCGAACAGGAAAAGGCAatgttaaaaagaagaaaacctCAAAATCTTACACCTCCTGGTTCCAGTGATGGTGGATCAAGTG GCAGCGGACAATCGCCGAATTCCACTCATCCAGGTTCACCGCCTGCAATCACAGCACCACCTCCATCTTTGTTGAACAATAAGCGACCAGGGTATTATCAGGGAAATGATGGGCTGCCGACGAAGAGACCACGGATATCCCATTATAAGAAGTCAGAACAAAATTCTGGATCGTCGATCACGGGAGAGAACGGAAGGACGGCTGGTAGTGGTAATAGTAATAACAGTGTTAGTGTTGTTTCTGGAGCTGGTAGTACTAGTGCTAACGGTGGCAATAGTAGTAACAGCGGTGGTGTGGTTGATGGTTGGGATCAGAGACAGCACCAACGTGATCGTCGTGGCGATTATCGGCCCGAAAGAACAGCGAACAGTGACGTGCTACGAAGCAGCAGCTACAGCACTGGGAAGCTACCGTGCTTGACACCAACCAGTGACAGTGAAGAGATCAACCAAACTGTTGGTCATCGGGACGGAATCATAACGAGCACCGGTTCATCCGGAAACAACGCAGCTAGCAATCCGGCCACTGGCCATAATTCTCATAGTATAGCCCATAGTAATTCATTGAGCGGCAATCGTCATCATACAGGCAAGATCGGTACCGATACCGGCAATTCTGGGACGGATTATGTGACGCGTCTTATGCCAAGTGTCGTGAGTGACGGTGGTAGTAGTGCAAGTAGTTTTAGTGGTAGTTCGAATGGAATACTCGCTGATAGGAGAGACAGAAGCGACAGGAATGACAGGAGCCGGGCAAGCGAAAGGGATCGTGACtcaagaaagaaaagcaaCGGGACAGGTGGTAACTCCTACAATGATTTAACCGCCCCTGATTACACAGCCACCGAGGATAACACTGTCAGTACATCGTCTTGTGCTCTTGAATTACCTGAAAGTCCTAAATCGTCGGAATATCCGGACTACCTCac gTATTACACGACAATAAGTAGTTCAGAACAGAGAAGACGTTACAAAGCAGAATTTAATGCTGATTATGAAGAGTATCGACGGTTGCATGCTCAAGTAGCAAATGTGTCTAAACGGTTCACGCAGCTTCAGGAACGTTTGAAACAAGAAGAAGCCTCTGGGAACTGGGAAGAGTACGAG gAAGTAAGACGGCAAATTTTGCACGACTATAACGAAACTAAACGGGACCCTGTACATAAAGAGATAAAACGTCGATTTCATTATCTGCACGAGAAGCTAAGTCACATTAAACGGCTAGTATTGGAGTACGACACGCAAAACTGTGGCGGTGGGATGACAAATAGCAGTAATGCTAATGGTACCAACGAAATTAAGGAGATGGACAGTTTGCACTACTGA
- the LOC409928 gene encoding RNA polymerase II elongation factor Ell isoform X2, with amino-acid sequence MAALVAGVQYGLSSHSNFHENKSLIFVKLTDSAQRAIEDFLRNRNKTSQNPTIQFLGNEGQLSFPSTQSSHGSAGFTFSLSGNQDIEGPQGGFECIQQTGPKSLESLGALPCKMRIQANDDVYETTRHRMAVAEENNKNKCTRVIKPNGPDIGRKVKVKSTGKPIPSSSNSRHRESTSIPTSGSQARLSSSSYKPANPAAARSQPEKKIPDIMRRPLKERLIHLLALRPYKKPELYDRINREGLKERERNIMTTILKQVAFMRDNTYHLHRYVWNDVQEDWPYYTEQEKAMLKRRKPQNLTPPGSSDGGSSGSGQSPNSTHPGSPPAITAPPPSLLNNKRPGYYQGNDGLPTKRPRISHYKKSEQNSGSSITGENGRTAGSGNSNNSVSVVSGAGSTSANGGNSSNSGGVVDGWDQRQHQRDRRGDYRPERTANSDVLRSSSYSTGKLPCLTPTSDSEEINQTVGHRDGIITSTGSSGNNAASNPATGHNSHSIAHSNSLSGNRHHTGKIGTDTGNSGTDYVTRLMPSVVSDGGSSASSFSGSSNGILADRRDRSDRNDRSRASERDRDSRKKSNGTGGNSYNDLTAPDYTATEDNTVSTSSCALELPESPKSSEYPDYLTYYTTISSSEQRRRYKAEFNADYEEYRRLHAQVANVSKRFTQLQERLKQEEASGNWEEYEEVRRQILHDYNETKRDPVHKEIKRRFHYLHEKLSHIKRLVLEYDTQNCGGGMTNSSNANGTNEIKEMDSLHY; translated from the exons CAATTGTCCTTCCCATCTACGCAATCCAGCCATGGATCAGCAGGCTTTACGTTTAGCCTTTCTGGCAATCAAGACATTGAGGGTCCTCAGGGTGGTTTCGAATGCATCCAGCAAACAGGCCCTAA AAGCCTGGAGAGTCTTGGCGCATTGCCGTGTAAAATGCGGATACAGGCGAACGACGATGTGTACGAGACAACCAGGCATCGCATGGCTGTCGCCGAGGAGAATAATAAGAACAAATG CACAAGAGTTATCAAGCCAAACGGGCCGGACATTGGTCGTAAGGTGAAGGTAAAATCGACTGGAAAACCCATACCATCATCATCAAATTCAAGACATAGGGAATCAACGAGCATTCCAACTTCTGGAAGTCAGGCTAGACTGTCGTCTTCCTCTTACAAACCGGCTAATCCAGCAGCGGCTCGAAGCCAACCGGAGAAAAAAATCCCTGACATTATGCGCAGACCATTAAA AGAAAGACTTATTCATCTTCTTGCTTTAAGGCCATATAAAAAACCTGAACTGTATGATCGTATAAATAGAg agGGTTTAAAAGAACGAGAGCGTAACATCATGACGACAATCTTAAAGCAAGTAGCTTTTATGAGGGATAATACGTATCATTTGCACAGATATGTTTGGAATGATGTGCAAGAAGACTGGCCTTATTATACCGAACAGGAAAAGGCAatgttaaaaagaagaaaacctCAAAATCTTACACCTCCTGGTTCCAGTGATGGTGGATCAAGTG GCAGCGGACAATCGCCGAATTCCACTCATCCAGGTTCACCGCCTGCAATCACAGCACCACCTCCATCTTTGTTGAACAATAAGCGACCAGGGTATTATCAGGGAAATGATGGGCTGCCGACGAAGAGACCACGGATATCCCATTATAAGAAGTCAGAACAAAATTCTGGATCGTCGATCACGGGAGAGAACGGAAGGACGGCTGGTAGTGGTAATAGTAATAACAGTGTTAGTGTTGTTTCTGGAGCTGGTAGTACTAGTGCTAACGGTGGCAATAGTAGTAACAGCGGTGGTGTGGTTGATGGTTGGGATCAGAGACAGCACCAACGTGATCGTCGTGGCGATTATCGGCCCGAAAGAACAGCGAACAGTGACGTGCTACGAAGCAGCAGCTACAGCACTGGGAAGCTACCGTGCTTGACACCAACCAGTGACAGTGAAGAGATCAACCAAACTGTTGGTCATCGGGACGGAATCATAACGAGCACCGGTTCATCCGGAAACAACGCAGCTAGCAATCCGGCCACTGGCCATAATTCTCATAGTATAGCCCATAGTAATTCATTGAGCGGCAATCGTCATCATACAGGCAAGATCGGTACCGATACCGGCAATTCTGGGACGGATTATGTGACGCGTCTTATGCCAAGTGTCGTGAGTGACGGTGGTAGTAGTGCAAGTAGTTTTAGTGGTAGTTCGAATGGAATACTCGCTGATAGGAGAGACAGAAGCGACAGGAATGACAGGAGCCGGGCAAGCGAAAGGGATCGTGACtcaagaaagaaaagcaaCGGGACAGGTGGTAACTCCTACAATGATTTAACCGCCCCTGATTACACAGCCACCGAGGATAACACTGTCAGTACATCGTCTTGTGCTCTTGAATTACCTGAAAGTCCTAAATCGTCGGAATATCCGGACTACCTCac gTATTACACGACAATAAGTAGTTCAGAACAGAGAAGACGTTACAAAGCAGAATTTAATGCTGATTATGAAGAGTATCGACGGTTGCATGCTCAAGTAGCAAATGTGTCTAAACGGTTCACGCAGCTTCAGGAACGTTTGAAACAAGAAGAAGCCTCTGGGAACTGGGAAGAGTACGAG gAAGTAAGACGGCAAATTTTGCACGACTATAACGAAACTAAACGGGACCCTGTACATAAAGAGATAAAACGTCGATTTCATTATCTGCACGAGAAGCTAAGTCACATTAAACGGCTAGTATTGGAGTACGACACGCAAAACTGTGGCGGTGGGATGACAAATAGCAGTAATGCTAATGGTACCAACGAAATTAAGGAGATGGACAGTTTGCACTACTGA